The Candidatus Binatia bacterium genome window below encodes:
- a CDS encoding cupin domain-containing protein: MAPRTNNIFAGLPESLGQEQFLTLFENEAVKIERIVSHSSGSPAGLWYDQPRDEWVIVLSGHATLEFESGELFEMRKGDYVTIPSHVKHRVPETDAETIWLAVHIKDPLTGRAKRS, encoded by the coding sequence ATGGCGCCGCGTACAAACAATATCTTCGCCGGCCTTCCAGAATCTCTCGGGCAGGAACAGTTTCTCACGTTATTCGAAAACGAGGCCGTCAAAATCGAGCGCATCGTTTCGCATTCCTCCGGCAGTCCGGCCGGCTTATGGTATGATCAGCCGCGAGATGAGTGGGTGATCGTCCTTAGCGGCCATGCGACTCTTGAATTCGAAAGCGGCGAGTTGTTTGAAATGAGAAAGGGTGATTACGTGACCATCCCAAGCCATGTCAAACATCGAGTTCCTGAAACCGACGCGGAGACGATCTGGTTGGCCGTGCACATAAAAGACCCCTTGACAGGTCGTGCAAAACGCAGTTGA
- a CDS encoding ACT domain-containing protein has protein sequence MAYSIRKVDVWAAEIDDRPGGLAEKLEALAQAGASLEFVISRREADKPGKGVVFLTPVKGAKQTRAATDAGLSTTNSLHSVRVEGPDKPGLGNKMTRALADAGINLRGVSGAALGRRSVTYFSFDSAEDAANAMKLLKKALK, from the coding sequence ATGGCGTATTCCATTCGCAAAGTGGACGTATGGGCGGCGGAGATCGACGACCGTCCGGGCGGCCTGGCAGAGAAATTGGAAGCTTTGGCGCAAGCTGGAGCGAGTCTCGAGTTTGTCATCTCGCGCCGCGAGGCCGACAAACCCGGCAAAGGAGTGGTGTTCCTGACGCCCGTTAAAGGCGCCAAGCAGACCCGCGCGGCGACCGACGCCGGCCTCAGCACGACGAACAGTCTCCATTCCGTGCGCGTGGAGGGTCCGGACAAGCCGGGGCTCGGCAACAAAATGACGCGCGCCCTCGCCGACGCCGGGATCAACCTGCGCGGCGTCTCCGGCGCGGCCCTGGGTCGAAGGAGCGTGACCTATTTTTCATTCGACAGCGCCGAGGACGCGGCGAATGCCATGAAGCTTTTGAAAAAAGCGCTGAAGTAA
- a CDS encoding site-specific DNA-methyltransferase: MKPKSSRSKLAYDLKRPKGSLKLVSRGHSDRFNPKVAELDAVWKDNQRGILPKLLKLNQSLRTTEWPYPFNTTNHKIRQADARNLEWIPSRSIHLVVTSPPYWTLKQYETHAGQLGEIDLYEKFLDELDKAWAECARVLVPGGRICCVVGDVCVPRKREGRHYVMPLHADIQVRARRLGLDCLTPIFWFKIANGITEAKGNGAGFYGKPYQPGAIIKNDVEYILFFRKGGEYRSPTPIQKTLSMLSREEMRGWLTSAWSDVKGESTRKGHPAPFPVPLAERLIRLFSFAGDTVLDPFCGTGTTSVAAINTGRNSIACDIEPKYVSLATDRLLKETKHKRTHGATTCLVKDIPKVRVA, from the coding sequence ATGAAGCCGAAATCCAGCCGGAGCAAATTAGCTTACGATTTAAAACGTCCGAAGGGATCTCTGAAATTGGTCAGCCGAGGTCACTCGGACCGGTTCAATCCAAAGGTCGCCGAGCTAGACGCTGTCTGGAAGGACAATCAACGCGGGATCTTGCCCAAGCTGCTTAAGCTCAATCAATCGCTACGAACAACCGAGTGGCCCTATCCTTTCAACACTACCAATCACAAGATTCGGCAGGCTGACGCCCGGAACCTGGAGTGGATTCCGAGCCGCTCCATACATCTCGTCGTTACGTCTCCTCCATACTGGACCCTGAAGCAATATGAGACCCATGCAGGCCAGCTTGGGGAAATAGATTTATACGAGAAGTTTCTAGACGAGCTGGACAAGGCGTGGGCAGAGTGCGCACGCGTGCTGGTCCCCGGCGGCCGCATCTGCTGTGTAGTTGGCGATGTATGTGTTCCACGCAAACGCGAGGGACGGCATTACGTCATGCCGCTACATGCGGATATTCAAGTGAGGGCTAGACGGTTAGGATTGGACTGCCTTACACCGATTTTTTGGTTCAAAATAGCCAACGGAATAACGGAGGCAAAGGGTAACGGCGCCGGCTTCTACGGCAAACCGTACCAACCTGGGGCGATTATAAAGAATGACGTGGAGTACATTCTTTTTTTCAGAAAGGGCGGCGAGTATCGTTCCCCGACTCCGATCCAAAAAACCTTGTCGATGTTGTCCCGTGAAGAAATGAGAGGCTGGTTAACATCAGCCTGGTCCGACGTCAAAGGAGAATCGACAAGAAAAGGTCATCCTGCCCCATTTCCCGTCCCGTTGGCCGAGCGGCTCATCAGACTATTTTCCTTTGCCGGCGACACCGTGCTAGATCCTTTTTGCGGAACCGGCACTACGTCGGTCGCGGCAATAAACACGGGTCGAAACAGCATCGCGTGCGATATCGAGCCGAAATACGTTTCCCTCGCAACCGACCGCTTGTTAAAGGAAACCAAGCATAAACGCACCCATGGCGCCACGACTTGCCTTGTCAAAGATATACCGAAGGTTCGTGTGGCTTAA
- a CDS encoding TaqI-like C-terminal specificity domain-containing protein — MAPRLALSKIYRRFVWLNATVYKILSYNLYETISMKGFVPTPEPIVDLMVAKLFNKKPPDRKDVILDPGCGRGAFIDGIIRWCRKHNTLLPRIVGIESDPNFIEQTKDKFSRFSSVRILEQDFLAAHNCEYDYIIGNPPYVSITKLSEDERSAFRARYSTAKGRFDLYLLFFERALSCLNRNGRLVFITPEKFLYVETARPLRLMLGKVAVEEIHLVDEGSFGELATYPTITTVVKAPAPDTTKVILRDGQRRHVRLSVHASSWMPILNGRPDRIIGHTLKDICVKISCGVATGADSVFVVKTVSPELKRFAYPTIAGQEISPADRSLAREHFMLMPYSRSGDLLAEKELSELGEYLRQPQHREILLKRSCVTRKPWYSFHETPRLPDILRPKILCKDITRTSFFVVDEIGELVPRHSVYYIVPRDPSRIHELAEYLNSSTVSSWLLSNCQRVTNNFLRLQSHVLKQLPIPDELLSGGVAASIASNEQNPTLTFG; from the coding sequence ATGGCGCCACGACTTGCCTTGTCAAAGATATACCGAAGGTTCGTGTGGCTTAATGCAACAGTATATAAAATTTTGAGTTACAATCTCTATGAGACAATCTCCATGAAAGGCTTCGTACCGACACCCGAACCAATTGTCGATTTAATGGTGGCAAAGCTTTTCAATAAAAAGCCGCCAGACAGAAAAGATGTGATCCTAGATCCTGGATGTGGTCGGGGTGCGTTCATCGATGGCATCATCCGTTGGTGTAGGAAGCACAATACTCTATTGCCGCGCATAGTCGGAATAGAATCTGATCCGAATTTCATAGAGCAAACGAAGGATAAATTTTCCCGATTTTCTTCGGTGAGGATTTTGGAACAGGATTTCCTTGCCGCGCATAACTGCGAATATGACTACATAATCGGGAATCCTCCCTATGTGTCGATTACAAAACTTTCCGAGGATGAGAGGTCCGCATTCAGAGCCAGATACTCAACGGCTAAAGGTCGCTTCGACCTGTACTTGCTTTTCTTTGAACGTGCCCTAAGCTGTCTTAACCGTAATGGACGGTTGGTATTCATAACGCCGGAAAAATTTCTCTACGTCGAGACGGCACGACCGCTCCGTCTCATGCTTGGGAAAGTCGCTGTAGAGGAAATCCATCTGGTTGATGAGGGCAGCTTTGGGGAGCTGGCTACCTATCCTACGATTACGACTGTTGTTAAAGCCCCGGCGCCCGATACAACCAAAGTTATTCTTCGTGATGGACAAAGGCGACACGTTCGTCTGAGCGTCCATGCTTCGTCTTGGATGCCCATTCTCAACGGCCGACCCGACAGAATCATTGGTCACACCTTAAAGGATATCTGTGTCAAAATCAGCTGCGGCGTAGCGACAGGCGCTGACTCTGTATTTGTAGTTAAGACGGTGTCCCCAGAACTGAAGCGTTTCGCATATCCGACAATCGCAGGACAGGAAATTAGCCCCGCCGATAGGTCACTCGCACGCGAGCATTTCATGTTGATGCCGTATTCACGGAGCGGAGACTTGCTGGCCGAAAAAGAACTCAGTGAACTCGGCGAGTACTTGCGTCAGCCGCAGCATCGCGAAATTCTGCTGAAGCGAAGTTGTGTCACCAGAAAACCATGGTACTCCTTTCATGAGACGCCACGACTTCCAGACATTCTCCGACCAAAGATTTTATGTAAGGACATTACGCGTACTTCGTTCTTTGTTGTAGATGAGATCGGAGAGTTGGTTCCGCGTCACTCTGTCTATTACATCGTCCCAAGGGACCCGTCGCGTATCCATGAACTTGCCGAATATTTAAATTCCTCGACTGTCAGCTCGTGGTTGCTCTCTAACTGCCAGAGAGTAACTAACAACTTCCTTCGACTCCAAAGTCACGTCCTCAAGCAACTTCCTATCCCTGACGAGCTTTTGTCGGGAGGAGTCGCTGCCAGCATTGCGTCTAACGAACAAAACCCCACTCTGACGTTCGGATGA
- the aroG gene encoding 3-deoxy-7-phosphoheptulonate synthase AroG codes for MYRTDDLRIKEIKELLTPDHLLGEFPLTEKSAQTVYETRQAIHRILHGADDRLLVIMGPCSIHDVKAAHEYASKLEAAKNRLSGDLLLVMRVYFEKPRTTVGWKGLINDPDIDGSFRINDGLRTARRLLLDLNEMGMPAASEFLDMITPQYVADLVAWGAIGARTTESQVHRELASGLSCPVGFKNGTDGNIRIALEAIRAAHAPHHFLSVTKAGRSAIVSTTGNEDCHVILRGGKQPNHDAASVNVAAKNLAEAGIPARIMIDFSHGNSAKDAEKQVDVGREVAAQIAGGDGRIFGVMVESHLKAGRQDLLPGKELVYGQSITDACLGWEESKKLLDVLADAVRKRRLREAAEAAE; via the coding sequence ATGTACAGGACCGACGACTTACGGATCAAAGAAATCAAGGAGCTTCTGACACCGGATCATCTGCTCGGCGAGTTTCCGCTGACGGAGAAGTCCGCGCAAACGGTGTACGAGACGCGCCAGGCGATCCACCGCATCCTGCACGGCGCCGACGACCGCCTGCTGGTCATCATGGGACCGTGCTCGATCCACGACGTAAAAGCAGCGCACGAATACGCCAGCAAGCTGGAGGCGGCTAAAAACCGTTTGTCCGGCGACCTGTTGTTGGTGATGCGGGTCTACTTCGAAAAGCCGCGCACCACGGTCGGGTGGAAAGGACTTATCAACGATCCCGACATCGACGGCAGCTTTCGCATCAACGACGGGCTGAGAACCGCGCGCCGGCTCCTTCTCGATCTCAACGAGATGGGCATGCCGGCGGCGTCGGAGTTCCTCGACATGATCACGCCGCAGTACGTCGCCGATCTCGTGGCCTGGGGAGCGATCGGCGCGCGCACGACCGAGAGCCAGGTGCATCGAGAGCTCGCTTCCGGATTGTCCTGTCCCGTCGGCTTCAAAAACGGCACGGACGGCAACATTCGAATCGCGCTGGAGGCGATTCGCGCGGCGCACGCGCCGCATCATTTCCTGTCCGTGACCAAGGCCGGCCGCTCGGCCATCGTCTCGACCACGGGGAATGAGGACTGCCACGTGATCCTACGCGGCGGCAAACAGCCGAACCACGACGCCGCAAGCGTAAACGTTGCGGCGAAAAATCTGGCTGAGGCCGGAATTCCAGCGCGGATCATGATTGACTTCAGCCACGGCAACAGCGCCAAAGACGCTGAGAAGCAGGTCGACGTCGGGCGCGAGGTCGCCGCTCAGATCGCCGGCGGCGACGGCCGCATCTTCGGCGTCATGGTCGAGAGCCACTTGAAAGCCGGCCGCCAGGATTTATTGCCCGGGAAAGAACTTGTTTACGGTCAAAGCATCACCGACGCCTGCCTCGGCTGGGAAGAGAGCAAGAAGCTGCTGGACGTTTTGGCCGACGCCGTGCGCAAGCGAAGGCTCAGGGAAGCGGCGGAGGCGGCAGAATAA
- a CDS encoding stage II sporulation protein M yields MRSEGLRAAAELSRYFRQLGPYFVASVLLLLAGAVCGIATSTYAPRLSPGRAEALREFTRLFLGLPKPYLALAIFLNNGLKTLAVVVLGAFGGILPLIFLLVNGYVLGTVLHASIRSGALPAFFLAIAPHGLIELPAILLGTSVGLMLGVHAIKRMVGKEERPLGPEVARGLRFFLIVILPLLFLAALVEAFITAGLTSK; encoded by the coding sequence ATGAGAAGTGAGGGCTTAAGGGCCGCGGCTGAACTGTCTCGCTATTTCCGACAGCTCGGGCCTTATTTCGTTGCGAGCGTCCTTCTGTTGCTGGCGGGAGCGGTGTGCGGCATCGCGACCTCTACGTATGCTCCAAGACTTTCCCCCGGACGCGCGGAGGCTCTGCGGGAATTTACCCGGCTGTTCCTAGGACTTCCGAAGCCATATCTGGCGCTGGCGATCTTTCTCAACAACGGCCTCAAGACGCTGGCGGTCGTCGTCCTGGGGGCATTCGGTGGAATCTTGCCGCTGATCTTTCTTCTGGTAAACGGCTACGTTCTCGGGACTGTTTTACACGCTTCGATACGATCGGGAGCGTTGCCGGCGTTCTTTCTCGCCATCGCGCCGCATGGCTTGATCGAGCTTCCGGCGATTCTGCTCGGCACGAGCGTCGGCCTCATGCTCGGCGTGCACGCGATCAAGCGGATGGTCGGGAAAGAAGAAAGACCGTTGGGCCCTGAAGTAGCGCGCGGTCTCAGGTTTTTTTTGATCGTCATCCTCCCGCTTCTTTTCCTTGCGGCGTTGGTTGAAGCGTTCATCACCGCGGGGCTTACCTCAAAGTAA